Proteins encoded together in one Chitinophaga lutea window:
- a CDS encoding TlpA family protein disulfide reductase, with amino-acid sequence MMNTIMKPALLLALMSPVALQAQKTALPKQITVQGKVKFAVPPGQPNKIWLSRDMGTGKPVVVDSTVLGDDLTYTFKIKQDHPGIYKLNIMYWDHISFWSDADVKISSRGYDTAKMKMKIPHFYFVEGSSDNNFINQMELNGTNGYLRMIEEYNEEYFAKQHKEKGGDSAWASYLATRKRYNPLREDAAQRQEVLMKIYEDRPVLIYALRSMAGTESKEKYAEALTKLDNLIKKYPWLTEAKDMKATILKNKAQAMKLQPGQPVPTISYPDELGQVQGLEQYKGKYLLIDFWASWCGPCRQAIPKVKELYAQYKDKGFDVVSVSIDTDKKAWRKAMEDEKMPWKQLLSDDKDKTMEQFQFSGIPTLYVVDPQGKIVSKHTGYGPGTEAEIKAIMEKGTTAKPAGERKVIPAMAM; translated from the coding sequence ATGATGAATACGATTATGAAGCCGGCCCTGCTGCTGGCGCTGATGAGCCCGGTAGCGCTGCAGGCGCAGAAAACGGCTTTGCCAAAACAGATTACGGTACAGGGAAAGGTGAAATTCGCCGTACCCCCCGGTCAACCCAACAAGATCTGGCTGTCCCGCGACATGGGCACCGGCAAACCGGTAGTGGTGGATTCCACCGTGCTGGGTGACGATCTCACCTACACGTTCAAGATCAAACAGGACCATCCCGGTATTTACAAGCTGAACATCATGTATTGGGACCATATCTCTTTCTGGAGCGATGCCGATGTGAAAATCAGCTCACGCGGTTACGATACCGCTAAAATGAAGATGAAGATCCCGCATTTTTATTTCGTGGAAGGTTCTTCAGACAACAACTTCATTAACCAGATGGAACTGAATGGTACCAATGGTTACCTCCGGATGATAGAAGAGTACAATGAGGAATATTTCGCCAAACAGCACAAGGAAAAAGGCGGAGACTCTGCCTGGGCCAGCTATCTGGCTACCCGCAAGCGCTACAACCCTTTGCGCGAAGATGCCGCACAGCGGCAGGAGGTGCTGATGAAGATCTATGAAGACAGGCCGGTATTGATTTACGCGCTGCGTTCCATGGCCGGCACCGAGAGCAAGGAAAAATATGCCGAAGCGTTGACCAAGCTGGATAACCTGATTAAAAAGTATCCCTGGCTCACCGAGGCGAAAGACATGAAAGCCACCATTCTGAAAAATAAGGCACAGGCGATGAAGCTGCAACCCGGCCAGCCTGTGCCCACTATTTCTTATCCCGACGAGCTGGGCCAGGTACAGGGCCTCGAACAATACAAAGGCAAATACCTGCTGATCGACTTCTGGGCCAGCTGGTGCGGCCCCTGCCGCCAGGCCATCCCGAAAGTGAAGGAGCTGTATGCGCAGTATAAAGACAAGGGATTTGACGTGGTGAGCGTATCGATCGACACCGATAAAAAAGCCTGGAGAAAAGCCATGGAAGATGAAAAGATGCCATGGAAACAGCTGCTGAGCGACGACAAGGATAAAACCATGGAGCAGTTCCAGTTCAGCGGTATTCCCACCCTGTACGTGGTAGACCCGCAGGGTAAGATCGTGTCGAAGCACACCGGCTACGGCCCCGGAACGGAAGCTGAAATCAAGGCCATCATGGAAAAAGGCACCACGGCGAAACCTGCCGGTGAAAGAAAGGTGATTCCTGCCATGGCGATGTAA
- a CDS encoding TlpA disulfide reductase family protein: protein MKKLLGLVAAAASCMPAFAQQGYTIDAHIKGQGSYKLTVMHQTPTGRQSDTPQVVSADHFRFAGKVSGPVVAYMYSSHPSAKHEVVKGGMFIPGPGLEFVLTNDAITITGDASEGFMASVKGGKLNEELARLKAKENPLVKKRWELQKTSAGIKRSDTAAMRAIRGQLTAIDQERMQLRKDYISRHPGSFISMYLLSQLYENYSLAEYEQAYQKLAATYKSSQYGKIVAGKIESTKATALGQTAINFTKKDINGNNFSLASLKGKYVLLDFWGSWCGPCRQSHPHLKKVYEKYAAKGLEIVGISEEKQADLAKCEAAWKKAVQDDGINWLHVMNNYGKEDFDLVQKYGVTGFPTKFLLDKEGKILYKIIGAGEDGDKSVDEKLKEIFGE from the coding sequence ATGAAAAAATTACTGGGTTTAGTTGCAGCCGCAGCATCGTGCATGCCGGCTTTTGCGCAACAGGGATATACGATAGACGCGCACATCAAAGGCCAGGGCAGCTATAAACTGACCGTGATGCACCAGACGCCCACCGGCCGCCAGTCGGATACGCCACAGGTGGTGAGTGCAGACCATTTCCGGTTCGCAGGGAAGGTCAGCGGTCCCGTGGTTGCCTATATGTATTCCAGCCATCCTTCCGCCAAACATGAGGTCGTAAAAGGAGGCATGTTCATACCGGGGCCGGGACTGGAGTTTGTGCTCACCAACGACGCGATTACCATTACCGGCGATGCGTCGGAAGGGTTCATGGCTTCGGTGAAAGGTGGCAAATTAAATGAAGAACTGGCGCGGCTGAAGGCCAAAGAAAACCCGCTGGTCAAAAAACGCTGGGAACTGCAGAAAACATCCGCAGGCATCAAACGGTCGGATACCGCCGCTATGCGCGCTATTCGCGGGCAACTTACAGCGATCGACCAGGAGCGTATGCAGTTACGGAAAGATTACATCAGCCGGCATCCCGGCTCTTTCATCAGCATGTACCTGCTCAGCCAGTTGTATGAAAACTACAGCCTTGCTGAGTATGAGCAGGCTTATCAAAAACTGGCCGCTACCTACAAAAGCTCCCAATACGGGAAAATAGTGGCAGGCAAGATTGAAAGCACAAAAGCCACCGCGCTGGGGCAAACGGCGATCAACTTCACTAAAAAAGACATCAACGGCAACAACTTCAGCCTCGCTTCCCTGAAAGGCAAATACGTATTGCTCGACTTCTGGGGCAGCTGGTGCGGGCCCTGCCGCCAAAGCCATCCGCACCTGAAAAAGGTGTACGAGAAATACGCCGCGAAGGGTCTCGAAATCGTGGGTATCTCGGAAGAAAAACAGGCTGATCTCGCCAAATGCGAAGCCGCCTGGAAAAAGGCCGTGCAGGACGATGGGATCAACTGGCTGCATGTGATGAACAACTACGGCAAAGAAGATTTCGACCTGGTGCAGAAATACGGGGTGACGGGTTTCCCCACCAAATTCCTGCTCGACAAGGAAGGTAAGATACTTTATAAGATCATAGGCGCCGGCGAGGACGGTGATAAATCGGTCGACGAAAAACTGAAGGAGATTTTCGGGGAATAA